The Sphaeramia orbicularis chromosome 15, fSphaOr1.1, whole genome shotgun sequence region cattgagtcaccagtaaaacccatagagtttgataaatgaaagtggatggagacaaatgttttttaagttcagttcataatatattttgttgaaaaagtcacttttttccgtcagttttctctgtttttgatataataaccctcaaatttactctgagctttatgaacatctacatgatcaggaaattaaatgtaggaaaatacctgattttcactgacaaatgtaaaatacagaggataatagactactataatagatggtgatacatcacttaagaaaggttaaatagagagactgAAAATCTTGCATCTTGTTTAAACTCAATAATTCATCTGTCACTTTACTGTTGCCACTTTATTGTTTTACTTATTCTCTCCAACCCCTGCTGTTTATAGTCACATTGTATGTTTagagttatattctattttctatatatTTCTACTATCTTCCTTGGGGCACCATGGGCCTTagagttttgtcatttcagttttctgcatttggtgtacatatggcaaaaactGGCAagtaaagctgactttgactttaaaaaaattacagtggttggagatacttgtttttcaAATATAGTTCAATGatatttttacaggaaaaaagtcactttttcttcagttttctctgttctgatataacctttgaatttactctgagctttaatgaacatctacatgatctgtgaaataaatataggaatataccagattttcactgaaaaatgcaaaatacagaggataatattgcaataaatggtgctaaCTTAAGAAATGTTGAgtagaaagaaaaaatcatttgggaactgcaacaacaGTAGCACTGGGGTTTCATGGGTTATTTGAATAGTTCTCTGGATTTTTTAAACATTCTGGTCAGAAAGAATACATGATATTGAAGATTCATTTATTAAATGTAATTGTTTCTTTATAAATACTTCATAAAAACACCAACCCCTGCCTCTGACTGTGCTGTGACATGAATAGAGTTCTACCACAAATCAGGATGAAAAtgtttgttaaatgtaaatggtAAAAGTGCATCCTCACCTTGCCGATGAGCTTCCCTCTTTTGTTCATGCAAATGTAGAATCCCGTCTCAGCGCCTCTGATGCGCACACGGCTTCCAAATGTGTCCGTTTCCACAATGAGTTTAgctgaagaaataaaaaaaaaaaacacatttttgcattttgaatttGAGTTTCAGCTTAACTATGGTCTTTTAGGcctgtttgaaatattttttaaacattCAACCCTTAAATCTGTGAGCATGCATGTAAAACCATTGACAACACAAGCTGAAATGCTTGAGTGTGTTTCCAAGTATGCATACtctcctctcacacacacatccatacgcTAAATCCTGAGGGACAGATTCCTGGGGATTTATGCAAGCAGAAATTCTTGCAAAATGATAAAACCATGTGTATTACAATTCTTTGAAAGCTAAAGAGGTGATCCTGGTAGGCCGATCTACTGTACAATACCTTTTTAAATATCTGCATTGAATTCAcaaataaaactgcacatttattTCTATATCCCAAGGTGtactgaaaaacaggaaatatagCCAGTTGTAGTCTTGCTTTGGCTTTAACCAAGACTAAAAACTGAATTCGTACCCATAAATTTGAATAAATGTAAAGCGACAATATGTGTGGAGAGTAGTTCCATCATCCGGGTTTTGTTTGAAGAACTACAGTTTAACATTCTCACAGATATGGTTCTCATCATTAAAAGCCATCAGCACAACCCATTATAAATTCAATTTTAAGCCACACTGAGTTGTAAAACTGGTTCCATGGTGTTACAGTGCGATAGTGTTACAGGGGTCACTGGGAATGGCCTGGACTCTTTCTGCCCACAGACTGACCACTACATATCTGGTAATTACAGTTGAGGTCATAATGAACAGTAACAACTGAATGTAATGACCAGAGTCAGAATCAAAAACATGTTTTGATACAccttgtgtttctctgtgtttagGGGACATTATTGATTCAGTCACAGCATTGAGACATTAATGTACAACCTTAGCCTAAACCCAGCCTAACCTTTACCTGAAAAGCAAAAAACCCAACTCTAAAACCTCAGTGACATGAATGAAGTCTATACCAGTGACTTGGTGAACATGGATGCGAACTGCAATTCTACTTATGTTAATATGTATTCAGAGTTTTATTACTTATcactactattattttttttttgtatttttttttttttcttttttttgcactatctttatccatgcatatttttcttccattttatcatgttgctgccttgaccagtgaatttccgcattgtgggatcagtaaaatgaaatgtaatgtaatgtaatttaaatataataatataaacaacaaCGAGGAGGAAAATCCCACCCATTATTCAAATATTTTCCAAAAGTCCCCTTTTATATATTACAGCAAAAAATGCTTATACAACATCTGACCATGCTACACAGTCTTGAGTAATATTAAAGGGTTCCTTTCCATGGCAATGACAGCAGAGTGGGATATTttgtatgataataataatgaatgattCTGAATGAGAGCTCCTTTTCAGAGCCAACAAAATTAAAGTTTGTTTCAGTGtcttcagtgccaaaaaaaaaggacacacattAATACGGAGTACCTTCAGGTATGCATGCGTTGTCCATCAAATACTATATGTACTACAGCAGCAGCGTTTTAGTTGGTGCTCCATATAGAGTTTAAATGAGTCAAGATGCATCCAAGGTAAGGCTAAAGCTGGATAGAGTGGGGGTGGAGATGCAGGAAATGTTTGGGAGGTAGAAGTAAGATGACTTCTAATGGCTCTGCCAGACCTGCACAGTCTCTGGAGTATCATCTCTAGCAGCATCTACAATTCACTGGACACGTTTGTGTGAGTGCTCAACCACCAGCTGTACACTgtcataaaaattggaaatacagagtccataagaaaaaaaaaatccagaaatagGGGAAATGTATTGAATGACAAAgcaatgaaccctttcatgcatgaattgttaaTAAACTAGTGGCATCTTTGACATAAAGCATATTCAATTAGATTTCTTCAATATCTTCTTTATCATAACACCCAGTTATTTATTGAAGTGGATTCCATGCATTTACAGTTTAACATATAATGGTATTAGTTCTTTAAGAATAAACACATCTATAATGCTCTTTCCACAAAGAGAATATATCTCTgctttaagaaaatattttattttagcgTGAAATGTAACTGCCCACTGTGGCGAATGTCATGAATCAGGGATTATATTCAGCCACtgagacaaaatgacaaaaaccataaggattaaactgtgaacaaactattCCACAAACTGTAGATTATTAGAGATTTTTTTGTGTAGCCACATATTTTGGATTCATTCAATGATATACCAGGATAAGTTAAGATTGTATTTGTCCAACAGTGGGAAAATGTGGGGAAGTGTCAAAGCAACAGTAAAGCGAACATAACATTTATTAGAAAACACAATAAAGAGTTGGGGTCATAACTGCAAAAAAATGTAGCTTTAATTAAAGACTGAATACCTGTCCACTACAGTAAtaaatgcgtgaaagggttaatagatgcACGTAAAATGCGGAcaggaatctatctatctatctatctatcgatatAAATTAAACGAAGAGCAACAAATATTTTAACCTTCTGGCGGTTAGAGCGAAAGTCCTGAGTTACTTTAAAATATCTCTGCAGTATTTCAgttttaatgttttggggttttttgttttgttttttttcccttaccGTGCACATCTCCATCCTCGGCCATGGCGTTGATCTTCTTATTGGGGAGGATCTGCACATGTTTACCGCTGGTTCGGCTGTAGAGCTGATAGATCCGGACCAACCTGCGGCTCACACGGTCCGTCACTTTGCTCTGCTCGCTTACATGCTGCGTGAAATTAGGCGGGGACTGATTGGTTACCTGTCAGAAATTAAATGTCATCATAATCATCAGTATTCATACagtttctttcttgctttcttttttctctctactGAAATTAAGTCTAAGTAAATAATTCCAGATGTTAAATGCAGAGCAGTAACGGTTGGTTTTTGTTTTCTCCTGGAGACAAGTGTAACAAGTTCCAGGAAACTGCTGCcaaattaaattaacagtttacaaAAAAGACGCATGGTGTGATTACAGGTTGGGCGCACGGCAGACTGTGCGCCACAGCGCAAAGCAACCGCAAACAAGCACCAACTTTAggcaaaaaactgataaaatattgGAAGCTGTTGGTGTTCAGACTGTGGACCAGTAGAACACCCATCTTAACCTCCCGCTAAAGCCCAATCTTTTAATTCCCTCGGAACCGTCTCCCCGGTGCGCCCTGGTGATGGTAGGGCCGTGGCTGACGTAACCACTGGCTCTCGGTTACTTTGATCCTCACGAAATTTTCCACAAGACTCGCAACCATGTCACCGTGCCCCGTCTGTGCCCGTGTGTCCGGTGCCAGAGCCGGTGCGCACGGTCATCACCAACCTGGCAGCAGGCCGCGCGCCGTAGGGGCTTTCCGATACTGTGGCCTATCACATAATGTGAAGATCTCTCACCTTTTCCCTGAGCATCACAAGCTTCAGCTACCATATGGTTCACATACAGATGACCGAACCCACTTATTTTCTAAAAGTCCCACATTCAAAAATGCATTCAACTTAAAATGAATAGAAGTGGTGACATACCTGAGCATAGTAGCAAAACGTAAATATGTGGAGAAACCTGCAAAGAAGAATAGAGTCCTTTTAGTTCGAGCTCTGTGTGGATGACAAAACGGCGTTCTAGTGTGGGAGTACAGGAGGAAAAATACTTACAGATAGCTGAGTCCGTATGGAACGGGGCGCATGTTGGGTTCAGATGAAATGCACTTCCAGAAAATTCGGGGGGGAAAAGTTGAGCTGCAAGCTTCAGCTGATTTAGTCGAACAGATTTCACAACGTGAAGTCTATAATATGTCACAAGTGCTGACAGACAGGCTCAGTGACGAACGCAAAAAAGGGACCAAACCAGTGTCCATCCTAGGCTCAGCTCCCCCTGGTAGGTACTTGAATGCCTCACATGCAGGCATTAATGGAACAGAATCATTAATGAAACCGAGAGTTTCTGGCTCGTCAGAAAAGTCTAAGTGCACTTGCAGAAGCACAGCTGAGAAGTGAAGTTGTGCAAGCGtggcagtttttttctttttaatttaattttaccaagaaaacaaacaaataaaaacgagGTTATCCGGGATGTCAGGCAAGTCCGTCTCCAGTGTAATTCCTGTGCGGCCTTCAGGTGCATGTGATCCCGCAGCTGGCTGCTTCCTCTGTGGGCTCGGAGTGGCTCGATGCTGCTGCTCTAGTCGGTTCGGCACGGCGCGGCGCGGCTGTGGCAGGACTTCAAACAGGACGCAGCTTCTCTCCTCTCTCTATATTCCCATCCCACACTCCTGTGTCAAGCTCACACACCCCCGGTTAAAATGGCAGGGCTGATCAGCTAAGAACAAGCCCCTTTTTCAGCAGAACAAAAGCGGACacccccctccacctccaccaccaccaccacctcttaTTTAAACATCTCTCTACCTGAGGAGCCGTGCACACTTGGCAGAAAAAAGGCGCACACAACAAGTTTGCACAAACCTcaaaaaatgacaacaacaacaacaacaacaacaacaataataataataataataataataataataataataataataataataatacatttgatCCAGCATGTTAAGCTCTGAATACATGATGTGTTTGTCCATCTAGTTGTATCTCAGCTCCCTCCTCTTCTCTACTGTCCATGAACACTGTTACAGTTCTTGACGTTCCTGGAGCTGCTCAGCTTTGTGTATCTGAGAGCAAAGTGTGAGACATATTAAAAGGATTACAGGCGATTAGCGTTTTTAAACACCCCTCCCTTCTTCTGATAAACACAGCGGCCTCCTCTCTCCTCAAGGAGCTGCTGGATCCTGGAGACTAATGTATTTTAGAGATCTtcgtggatttatttatttaggctaTTTACTGGTTTACTTTCCAGGAACATTGTACATTGATttacattgctgtaaatgcaccaaatGCTGAAAATGAGTTAGGTCAATGGCTATTTTtaatctgcagtccctggacagatgtgGAATTGTCACCTTAAAAGGTATATATGAAAGAATGAAGGAAAACTACATTTCGGAATAGCTTTGGAGCATCTGTATGTGATGAggaatgtgaatgtgaataattggtgcaaaatacagtttgtcatcttttcatggtcatcagatatgacccatttggacgttcggaggctccgtagtgaacgtggaaacacctacaatatgattcaccagtaaaacccatccagtttgacagtggatggacagacttggttttacattcagttattgatatctttgctgaaaatgtaatttttttcctcagttttctctattttttcatataataaccgtcaactttaatttgagctttgatgaacatctacgtgatcagtaaattaaaaataggaaaatacctgattatcactgaaaaatgcaaaggataatattaaaataaacggtgataaatcacttaagaaaaattaaatagagaggaaaattcatttaggaactgccacaagagTAACACTgcgtctgtatgggttaaactaaaATTGAAACATGAATAGAAAGAGATGAGACATTTACACTTACTATGGGTCACCGACCCTAAATTAAGTCAGTTTGTTTGTCCTTATATTATACTATTATATTATGCTCTTGAACGCAGCCATAGACTTCATCGATCGTTTTGAGAGACCATTAATTAGTCTAATTAGATCTCCTCAGTATCGGCTataacacaaacaacagaaactCAGTCTTAACGTTACTTGAGGTGTCATTAAATTGGCTGGAAAAACTTCAACTGACTTCATCACAATTCAGATCAGGACTTTGAGGGCCCATTGAACCATTTTTGGTAGGCTATAAGCTGCTTTATTCcttgtaaaaatatataaataaataatatattgtgGTGTTGGACTATGCAACCCGCAGAATCACATGTACTCATACAAGCCATGATCTACATTCATTTAAGTTTTTTGTCAGTCTTGACTTCAGTGTAAACCTGTCTTACAATGATCAGCCACCAGTGGGCACTGCAGAGGAGACATTGGCACTGTTCCCTCCGGTATCTGTGGAACGTGCTTTGTCTGTGGAACATGATAGAATCATTTAAATATCTGGTCCATCGACAGCCCTAATGTTTGTTGTATTCCTTCCTGTTCTCCCATCAGCATGTTGTGCCCTCGGACTGAGTATGTCAGGGGTGAAAAGTACTTCGCTAGTGTACTTCAGAAAGCTGTACTTGATAAATTCTTTATCTGACATGTTTGCTTTTACTCCATACATTGTAACATCGATATCTACTTTCTACTTTACACATTACTTTAGTTCTAAtccaactgaactgaattatccaTAGCTTTCATTTTGCATCGTCGTGCACCTTCACCACACCAATATTGATTTGACCTAATGCATGAAAGGATAAGACAATGAAAATGATCGATCAGTGTATGCGTCAGTAAATACTGCACACAAGAAGCAGAAAATTAAAAACGTTTAAAAGATTTGATGAGACTGAAACAACATAAAATAAGGCCAAATCTTGTctctgatttttttcattttatttattatatcacaATGTGTGTGTGAAATCTTCAACTAAACAAAAACGTCATAGAAATGTAATTCAATGATACAGACGATACAGGGATGACTGGataaaaagtgttttgtttttttttttgttttgtttgtttgtttgtttgttttttaatttaaagaatTTTCAAGTTCTGCAGCTGACACTGAATACTGAACTGAAGATTGGGGTTACATTAATGGACATTAGTTTGACATTgagtattgttttattttattggtggCTAGAATCACTTGACAATcttcacattatattaatatgatGTGAGGTTCAGTGTGTTTTGCACACTAGAAATGTCTAAAGGCTTCAGGTTGACTCTTATACTTTAAGTAAATTTCAgagcttgcttttttttttttttacttttgcagCGAAGAAGTTGAATCAGTTTCTTTACCTTTAATGCagactattttttgtttgtttgtttgtttgtttgttttatttttttaattttttttactattttgtgtACTTGGAGTAAAGAATGTATTGACTTTTGCCTCCTGTTGTGTAGCTCTGACAGAGTGAAGGACAGACAGTTGTGGCCAAAATGAACTTTTTGGAATAACACAAATGTCTTCTGTCTTTAAATGGGATTTATTCACATTGTCAGTAACACTTGTTGAAACCTATGTAATGCTTCCAATTGTTTTCCAATATAACAAAAAACcctgcaaaaaattttgagaaaaCAAAACTTGTGTCATCCCCAAATCGTTTGGCGATTAGAACTAATGACCATATAAGCCTCAGTgaaatatattaatataatacACATCCTCATGATAATAAGTGCAGGTCTTAAACTAAAACTAGAACAAacagttttgtgtgtgtctttttgtgtttgtgatgAGCTGCAGGTAGCTGCCACTTTGTGCCATGGCTCAGGGTCCAGTTGCCCTCCCCTTAACCCCGGGAGCTCTGCATCCATCAGCAGCTCTGTGGgagtccacccccccccccccacacacacacacacacacacatacacatacacaccccaCCTCCCCACCCATGCCTTCAGTCACTTTCTCACTTTTGCTTTTCTCATGACCACATTTTAATCAGTAGggtttcattaactgaaattaaaaatttgatTATTTGAAATAATTTAGTTATTTGGTTCATCTCAAATATACGGTTCTCTGTAGATGAAATTTCTTACATAAGACAGTTCATCACTTACTTCATATAGTACATAATCAATTTTATCAAAAATGTATACTTGACCTGACTGTTGATGGTAATGTTCAATACttcaaaacaaaaatatgtaGTATTTCTTAAGAAACACCAAAAGTATCATCAGAGTGTTTATAATATAGTAGATTTGCAGCTATTGATGATTTTGTAATCAGTTAACCtatcgattattttctttgaCTTGATTTGATTAAGCAATTATTTGTAtaggcaaaaaaaaggaaaaatgtgaaacagacatgtttgaaaatgacaaactgtcCTTTATTCCATAacaagctgaaacaacaaccacaaaaagtataaaagtaaaagaatatattaaaaaaaaatttatgtagaaataacaacaataacaacagtgtaaaagtatatatgaaaattagggtgtcaaaattaacattaatccatcatcatggttaagcacattaaaaattttaatgcaattaacccatctgcagcacagaatgactctaaaCATCTCTGACAAtgtatttggggcagtttgtccaagtagagttacagCTGCGCATGCGCAAAAGGGCAGTtgttctggtagtgacaggcagcagaactagtccataaagatggaagactactagatctgtcctagtaggattcctaatcctactaggacagatagtaattttagtttgtcctaggacaaactacaattactatctgtcctagtaggattaggaatcctactggatttcaatctctactgtaacgtatatatatatatatatatatatatatatatatatatatatatatatatatatatatatatatatatgtgtgtgtatacagtacagg contains the following coding sequences:
- the fgf8a gene encoding LOW QUALITY PROTEIN: fibroblast growth factor 8 (The sequence of the model RefSeq protein was modified relative to this genomic sequence to represent the inferred CDS: deleted 1 base in 1 codon) → MRPVPYGLSYLFLHIFTFCYYAQVTNQSPPNFTQHVSEQSKVTDRVSRRLVRIYQLYSRTSGKHVQILPNKKINAMAEDGDVHAKLIVETDTFGSRVRIRGAETGFYICMNKRGKLIGKKNGQGRDCIFTEIVLENNYTALKNARYEGWYMAFTRRGRPRKGSRTRQHQREVHFMKRLPKGQQPPTQATIGLLTSFTTPSIKGLSGQDAHLNTEEQKPMNC